Below is a window of Archaeoglobus neptunius DNA.
AGTCCATTTGGAGGAGCCATGTTCGGAATCGAGGTTCTTTACAGGAGGGATAATGAGGTAGAGGCTATAATTCCAGCTTTTGTCTCTTCAATAGTTGCGTTCATAATTTTTGAGATGATGATGAGCTATGTCGCCAACACGCCATTTGGAGTGCAGACCATTTTCAGAATACGTCCGGTTGCAATTCATTCTCCGCTTGAATTTCCGATATATGCAGCAGTTTCAGTCCTCACTGCAGCCCTGGGCATTTTTTACATCAGGGTTTTCTATGGGGTTCATGAATTATTCAAAAGTCTCAAAATCAATCCGATTTTCAAGCCAGCCATTGGTGGCTTTTTTACAGGAGTAATAGGGCTGTTTCTACCCGGTGTGCTTGGAATGGGTTACGGTTACGTTCAAATGGCGATTGATGGGGAATTAACGTTGACGGTGATATTGCTGCTGATTTTCGGCAGGATAATAACAACATCCCTGACGGTAGGTTCTGGAGGGAGTGGAGGTGTTTTTGCTCCCTCGATAGTGATTGGGAGCATGATCGGTGCGTTTGTTGGATATCTCTTCCATCAGGCATTCCCCGGCATAGTCATACAGCCAGAAGCTTTCGTGCTTGTCGGGATGTCTGCGTTTGTTGCAGGAGTTGCAAAAACACCCATTGCAGCAATTTTAATGGTTCTCGAGATGTGCGGAGGATACACTCTCCTGCCTGCGTTGATGATCGCCGCTACCCTGTCCTACTACATGACTGGAGATTACTCCATCTACTCAGAGCAGGTGGCCAACAGAGCAGCAAGTCCCGCCCATAGAATGGAGATGTCTGTTGATGTACTCGTGAATGTTAATGTCGGAGATGCCATGGTTCCTGTCGAAAAGCTTGTAACTGTCTCTCCATATCAGAAGGTCAGTGAGGTGCTCGGGTTAATAGAGAAAACCGGCCACATTGGATTTCCAGTCGTGAGAGAGGGAAAGCTTGTTGGGATAGTAACCTTTGAAGACGTGGAGAGGGTTCCCATTGAGGAGAGGGATCAGAAGGTTGTGAGGGATATAATGTCCAGAGACCTGATTGTTACATATCCCGATGAGACACTGGAGGATGCTCTGATAAAACTCGTTCAGAAGGGAATAGGCAGACTTCCGGTTGTTGATAGGAATGATGAGAGAAAACTTTTAGGCATGGTGACGAGAAGTGATATAATAAAGGCACATGCCAGAGAGGTGGCGAGGCTGGCGAAATGAAGATTCTTCTCGTCACGGGGAGGCTCGCGGAGGAAATGGTCAGGAAATATGGAAAAGGTGCA
It encodes the following:
- a CDS encoding chloride channel protein yields the protein MDLRAPLSSKYLVILASVVGVISGLGAFIFYFLLDLFTKFFLSGLDNYTPPLAGGEIEVVKVNFHLGVVPLPIVVALGGLLSGYIVYTFAPETEGHGTDAVIRSFHRARGYIRARVPIVKTVASAITIGSGGSAGREGPIAQIGAGFGSFLADLLKLADRDRRILVVCGVSGGIGSIFRSPFGGAMFGIEVLYRRDNEVEAIIPAFVSSIVAFIIFEMMMSYVANTPFGVQTIFRIRPVAIHSPLEFPIYAAVSVLTAALGIFYIRVFYGVHELFKSLKINPIFKPAIGGFFTGVIGLFLPGVLGMGYGYVQMAIDGELTLTVILLLIFGRIITTSLTVGSGGSGGVFAPSIVIGSMIGAFVGYLFHQAFPGIVIQPEAFVLVGMSAFVAGVAKTPIAAILMVLEMCGGYTLLPALMIAATLSYYMTGDYSIYSEQVANRAASPAHRMEMSVDVLVNVNVGDAMVPVEKLVTVSPYQKVSEVLGLIEKTGHIGFPVVREGKLVGIVTFEDVERVPIEERDQKVVRDIMSRDLIVTYPDETLEDALIKLVQKGIGRLPVVDRNDERKLLGMVTRSDIIKAHAREVARLAK